GATTATATATTATAAAATGAATCCTTGGTGCTTTTAGGGTGCCGTTTGCTTAGATGGATCACCACCAGGAGTCTACTACAGAATAGGTACTGTGAACTCTAAGATTGCATTAATGGGCGTGGCTGCACTGAAGGTATACAGTCTATACCTCAGCTGTATTTAATGCTTCAGTTTATTTCTTTTAATTTACCACAAGGAAGGAACAGTACAAAAAGCACAAGCCTGCACGAGGCACTGTCCAAATATCAGTGATTGACCAAGTATTCTCCTCTTTGATAAAAATGTTCCAAAGCTCCTATAATTATGTAGGCCGGGCCGGCTACAATTAGCATTCTTGTTCAGCAGTAAATCACCACAGAATATAACAATTATATTCTCCCAGATAGGTCTTGTTTTCAAATTTTTGTAGTTATCCCTGAcaaagcagtggcggatctcagagggggtttcagattccactcaagctgtaaaaaaaaaaaaaaaaaaggtcacaacttgCTCTTGAACACTGTAATTGCGATTTCAAAGACAAAAGTTAAAGTTTCACCAGTAGAAAATCCTACTATAACACACTACATATAACTCGTGGTGATTTTATCATCCACATGACGAGttgtcaataaatttggggctCGCGCTAttctcagagggggtttcagctgaaaccattgcaacccccctgtatccgccactgcaaAGCCTGTTCACTTGTGTACTGTATACAATCACACTTTCATGACATCTTACCACAATGCATAGTACGATTATTAACAAGCTTTCTGGACTATTCACTTGTTCATTACTATTCCAGGGTCCACTGACCCTAACAAATGGATAATTCACATGGAGGGAGGCGGATACTGTACCGATGAGGAAGACTGTGTAAAAAGGAGCTTCACTGACCTGGGGTCTTCAAAGAAATGGCCAAGTACTATCACAATTGATGGACTTCTATCAGATGATTGCACTGAAAATCCTCACTTTTGTGGATGGTCAGTTGTATTCATCCCATACTGCGATGGAGGAGTATTTTCTGGCAATGTGTTAGCTAACATATATACATTTCAAATAGTGTTTTACTCTATAATACTATAGAATACATCCTGTACGGGTTGGGCTACGCAGAATCTACTTCAGAGGGATTAGAGTTCTTGACACTGTCATTGGTGCTCTTCTTATGGCAGGATTGAGTAATGCCGAACATGTGATACTAACTGGATGTTCAGGTGAGTAATTATAAGTGATATAGCATTAAAACTCACAATTTAAGCGAATATTTTTGCTATACAGCTGGTGGTGTTAGTACCTACCTACATGTTGATCATGTTCGTAAAATGATTCCCAGTGATATTCCAATGCATGCAATAGCTGATGCTGGGTGAGTGTGTAACAGTTTTATTGAGTGTGTACTGTAAAggttatatatattttaaacaaCACTATGCACACTTATAGTTTGTTTCATATATTGAGTTGCCTTGTGTTAATCAGTATGTACGGTTGCCACACACATACAGCTATGTTATTGATGCTCCAAATACTAAGGGAGACTATGTGTTTCAAGACAGCATCAAATATGGTAATTTGATACATagtttaaaattaaaatttaagcTTTATGCAGCTTTTAACATGCAAAATATGTCGGGTGGTGTAAATCAGGAATGTGCAGCTGTTTATGCCAAGACAAATGAAGTTTGGAAATGTATCTTTTCCCAGGTTAGTTTATTGGATGCGAAACAATATGCTTCAACATAAGGTTTTATGTATTTAGTATACTTACCAGCACATCAAGTCACCAATATTTGCCTACAACTCAGCTTATGATACATGGCAAGTTGAAAACATTCTTCAACTGGGATGTTTACCACCCAACTGCTCTGAAAATCAGATGGAGCAATTTAAAAACTATAGCCAGGTAAATTTCTGTGTGCATATTATGTTTAGTGTGCACTAAATATACCCAACAAAGACAAACAATATGTCATAGAGGTACATAGATGCTATAAGACACAGTCATTATAGTATATACCTAGGACtgttctatcccactgaagccttACATCAAACTAACTAGGAGCCATATGGTAGAAATTCCTGGAATATAAGTTAACCCCAGTAGGTAAGTATCATAAATAGCAAAGACAAGTTGATTTACACATTCAATATGAAGCCATAGCTAGTATATTCTAAAACTGTAAAGCACAGCACAAATTATAACCAACTTGAAGGCATGTTATAATAAGTATGATGTCACTGTAATTAACACctctatttcagtaattgtcaCATTGTTTGTGAGTCATATGCTTTAAAGTGCGGAATAGAAGCCAATTAAACCACACCTGTACTCGTAGGATGCCTTTGTTATCCACACCTCGGCTTCTCAGGTTGATAGCAATATCCTACTcgtggtggggtttaactataacttaacTCTGCATAGTACAGTAGTAGGGTCTCAAATATCTGGAaattgactgttcaattagtgCAACtgtaagtgtgtgttctattagagtatttggatGAAACATGAATGGGCTTCAATTATCACTTTTCTGAGAACATTTATGGGACCATTGGGATTCGGTTATAGCTGAGGGTTCTGTAAATAGTTATGAAAGTAATTGCGCTTTTCTGAAAGATTTCACTAAAGTTAATGTTATTCTGGTAGCTAGCCAGGGATATTATTCCAGTAAATTACCAAACACACTAATTGTATGAAGAGTGAGTTCAAGGGTTCGAGTTTTTCATTCATTTGACTTGTAGAAAATATACAACCTAAACAGATAGTTAGCAAGATTGCAACAACTTTAGATTATAACTATATTCTGTATATAATAAAGCACGATCAAAAGGTAATCTTGGATATTTCTGTCAAGCACACATCTGTGTACATTTCTGTATTTTCTTCAGCCTACAAATAAGCTCATTAGCTTCACATTTTGATTAAAATCCTCTACATTGCATGGCATGTAACTATACATtgatataatataatttatagGAATTTATGGCAGCAGCTAGTCCAGCACTCCAGTCACCAACTAATGGAGCATTCATTGATTCTTGTGTGATACACTGTCAGTCACTGAGCACAACTAGTTGGACACAGTTCAAAGTGGACAATCAAACTGTTGGGGATACGTTTTATGCTTGGATGACAGGAAATACTGCTGTTTATAAGTCTAAAGTGGTGGACTGTGCTTATCCATGTAATCCAACTTGTTCCAAAACTGCTGTTTGAACCATAGCAAGTATTTGTTCTGTACATACTGTGCATGTTATTGCTGTGTATATAGGAATTACTGTAGTCTATGTGGCAAGTTAAGATCTAGAGCAGTCAATAACAATTTTACTAGTGTGACAATGTATAATGTTTTAGTTACGTGTTTCTGACTCCTTGTaatcacaggctttaagccttctcacaggtccctagtgggatagcatttacagaatacagaataatgatTCTGTATATTGATGATCCCATAATTCACTGTGTATGGAATGTGGTAACTGAATGATGCAGTTACACATGATTGACAGACCATTAAATTGGCATAGGAGAGTCAAAACCAGTTGCTGTTCTattttttttcaaaatataataCACTTGGAGAATTCACTGATCACTTGCTTCTTATAGACTTTATTTAGTGGTTTTGGTCTTCCCTGTAAACTATATAGTTCccagtgtgcatgcatgcttgtTGTATCTACCAGTAGCTATCTAGTAGTACGTAATTTAAATGACTACAAAAGCTGGTGTATACATGGAGGACTTTACCAGAAGACTACCAACTACCTCTTTAATTAACTTCACCCTACAATACAGGTTACAGTGATTCACAATATTAACATATTGAATAGTTGGGTTTAATGTCATGTAACTAATTTAAAAGCAGCTTATTAAAGAGGGGTATAAGGGATATGTGCACAGAagtcaagatactttaataaaacagtcaccgcTGAACACACAGTAGATAGTAGAGTGACAAGACTTCCTTGAGTGCAGCTACATACTTTGTCTTCTGTTTCATCATAGAGAGAATCGTCATCATTAAATGAGATAAGTAAGTACACACGGTATAATCCTTGGTCTAATGTGACCACAGTAGGGAGAGGGCATGGTAAAGTGCATGTAAGCTTTAAAAACAatcaatacatatatacatacgtacatacaaatAGGCCTTCTGTTGTCCATTTGCTACAGTGCAAAGCCAAGAAAATCTTTTGTGAACATGCCATACATGTCTGAGGTACACTGTCAAGGATCTGTCTGATGGAAGATTTGGTGGTTACAAAGGTTATAAAAACTTTTGATGCTCTCAGGTAGTTAGGTATTGACCCAGCACACTAATCTCAGTTGTTTTGtaatatatacatgcagtatagTTAAAAATCTGCAAACAGTCAAATTCTGCAAGCGGGTGATTATATTCAATCTTGTTTTGCTTTCTAGATCTAGCAGATTGAAGGTTACTATCTGAGTCTAAAGGACACTTGAGAATGTATCCAGGTTATATACAACTTAAAATGTAGCCTAAATATTTGggagaaaatttttgctgaCTTCGAGGTTTTGGGGGTTAAGCTAACAGGGAAAATTTTAACCTTGAAAAATTTAGAcctctaatacattttggaattgtttgcaaatccgtgAAAACCTTGAGTTTAGCTACATCTCAACTTCGAAAATatttccccttgaaatatttaggctatacattAATAACAACTCTGCCCACTAAAAACTTTTAACCATCCTAGGAGATTCCCTAGTTAAGCTATGTGATTCCAATTTGGTGAGTAATTGAGTGTAAGGAACCGAAGGGTAACACAATTATATCTATCAGCAGTGAAGCCATATTGGTGGGAACAGTGGAAATTTGCTGATCGATGAAAAGTCCATGAAGTTggtttcatattttcattgagTTTCATAGGTTTTCCCTAAGGTTTCCCTTATGAAATTGTGTTAATGAAAATGTATTGTTTCATTTGTGTGGTTTGAAGGATAcctaatgaactcttgatttttCACAGTAGGGCAGGTACTTTTTTCATTGGTTTTCATAGAAACTTTCTCAGTAGTGTAAATATGTACAAGCTAGGGTACTACCTTTGACGAAACCATAATGGAGAAATGGTGTCAAGTTCTCAGTGGTGTGCTTCAAGGTTCTGTGCTTGATCTGTTGTTGCTTAATTTTTATGTCAACAACATGCCTATACAAGTCATATATTGTTCTGTATTACAATTTGCTGATCACTTTAAAAGATCGTTCATGTGATTCATAATCCTCAGGATTATCAACAGTTACAAAATGACTTGGCTTAGGTCAATAAGTAGTAATTAAGGTTCAAattttatatgtgactgaatttgacaaaacaaggcttccacacacatctactTCTATaactttgaagtaccataactgtatgccattagtttcaaattttgacctggtatttTACCATGTGTTATGGAAGAATCGTGTGAAAAGTTTAGGTCAATAGCTTGCTGactagtcaagttacagttggttaaagtcagaaaattggatgtgtgtggaagccttgttttgtcaaattcggtcacatataatcaCTTGGTCTGATGAGTACAATATAGGGTACAATGATATCCTCCAATGACACAACCAAAGACCTTGGTGTACGTATTGACGACAACCTTAAATTTCATACTCATACTGTATCTGTAATCTCCAAAGCTATTTATCTGCAAGAGCTTTCATTTCACAGACAATCACATGTTTGTTGCTCTTTACAAGTCTTTGGTTAGACCAGTAATTAATTGAGTATGGTAATACTATCTAGCTATATTTTTGACCAACAAAACGTGCATTTTGTCATTTGTCTGCAAAAAATGCTAGGTCCAGTCTTTACTTTACTGCAGATGACATTAGTGAATATTTTATCAGTACCTTACAGTACTATTCAGTCTGTCTCATTAACTTCAC
This portion of the Dysidea avara chromosome 12, odDysAvar1.4, whole genome shotgun sequence genome encodes:
- the LOC136240899 gene encoding uncharacterized protein isoform X2 yields the protein MEGGGYCTDEEDCVKRSFTDLGSSKKWPSTITIDGLLSDDCTENPHFCGWSVVFIPYCDGGVFSGNVIHPVRVGLRRIYFRGIRVLDTVIGALLMAGLSNAEHVILTGCSAGGVSTYLHVDHVRKMIPSDIPMHAIADAGYVIDAPNTKGDYVFQDSIKYAFNMQNMSGGVNQECAAVYAKTNEVWKCIFSQYTYQHIKSPIFAYNSAYDTWQVENILQLGCLPPNCSENQMEQFKNYSQEFMAAASPALQSPTNGAFIDSCVIHCQSLSTTSWTQFKVDNQTVGDTFYAWMTGNTAVYKSKVVDCAYPCNPTCSKTAV
- the LOC136240899 gene encoding uncharacterized protein isoform X1, whose protein sequence is MTVLLELAICFIVITSGFAADLSLILIKDAQDTGAVCLDGSPPGVYYRIGSTDPNKWIIHMEGGGYCTDEEDCVKRSFTDLGSSKKWPSTITIDGLLSDDCTENPHFCGWSVVFIPYCDGGVFSGNVIHPVRVGLRRIYFRGIRVLDTVIGALLMAGLSNAEHVILTGCSAGGVSTYLHVDHVRKMIPSDIPMHAIADAGYVIDAPNTKGDYVFQDSIKYAFNMQNMSGGVNQECAAVYAKTNEVWKCIFSQYTYQHIKSPIFAYNSAYDTWQVENILQLGCLPPNCSENQMEQFKNYSQEFMAAASPALQSPTNGAFIDSCVIHCQSLSTTSWTQFKVDNQTVGDTFYAWMTGNTAVYKSKVVDCAYPCNPTCSKTAV